The genomic segment GGAGAGAGGATCTATTGGATTTGATGATGGGTTTGGACGAGGGGCTGAGAGAGAGGACATGAATCTCCCAAACACCCAGATCTCTGTCTTGGGTAACAAGGTCAGCGAGTCAGAGATTACAGGAAGAAAAGCAAGTCTGAAAGGCTTTGGGAAAGTTACCAAATCTCCCCGAACCTCAATTCATCCATTTGTAAAATGCCAATGATGATTTCCAGTTCTGAGAGTTGTCATGAAAATTAAATCACCTGGAAAACTGTAGTACACACTTAATAAACACTTTTGGCTGATACTAATAATGGTGCTCGCTCATGTGCCAAACAGTTAATCCTCATATAACCCTATATGGTAAGTATAATCATTATCTGTATTTTACCAACATGGGAACTGAAACACagagatataaagaaaattgACCAAAGTCAATCGGTTAGTAAGTAGCAAAGCCAGGTTCAGAACCCAGGCAGTCTAGCTGCAGGGTCTTTCCTAACCACTTTATTATACTTTTACTGCCCTTTGGAACCTATAACTGGGcttgagggaggaagggaggaagtggcAGGAGAGATGGACAGACCTGAGCCAATAATTCATTCTAAGAGcagtttttatttagaaatgtgctTCCACAACTTGGTGGCCACCTGGGGGCAGGTGGCCCCAGCTTGCTTGTTCACTCTTTCCCAGCCCAGGGGTTGGGTCCTTGGGTCTAAAGCACAGGGCAAGTTCTCAAGGATCAACACCCCAGACAGTCCCCATGGTCTGGGGCTTGGAGCTGGTATGAAGGGTGAACCAGGTTCCATTCTGGACTGTTTATGGTTGGAGGCTGGGCCCCTGGCACCAGGACCTCAGCTCCCTCTCCTAGTAAGAGCTGGGATCACCCACAGGCCAGCTGTGGCCAGGTCCTGGTGGATATGACATTGGGAAGAACAAGGGGCTAGGAGAGGCTAATTTTCTGGTGCTGGATCCAGTTTATCTTCCTGAGGGGTGGAAGCCGGGACAGGAGCCTCATCCCCACCGTTGAGGGACTTCTGCTGCTCATTGCTGTTGGGCGAAGGGGTCCTGTTGCCCTGGGATCCCCAGCGGGTCAGGCGCTTTAGGGAAGAGTCACGGCGGGCAAGCAGAGGGGGCTGGAAGCCTGTGAAGGAGCTGCTGGTGACCGGACGCTTATCTGGCAGAGAGAAGGCAGGCAAGTAAGGAGAAAGGCATGCAAAGGCAAGAGGCAAGGGGCCTTGCCTCAGCCCTTGGAGGAGAGGGGAGCCTCCTGACTGCCAGTCCTACCTTTGCTGGCCCTAGGAGATCTGGAGGTatccctttctccctcttttctctcgCCCAGCTCCAGGGAAAGCTCCAGAGTCTATCCCTTCTCACCTCCAGGCTCAATTGGATGCATGAGCCGGTTCATCTGGACATTCCAGTGTTTCACATTGGTGCTGGCCTGGCGCAGTTTTCTCTGGGCAGCCTGTGGGGGCAGGGCCAGTGGGGAGTGATCAGAACCATCATCCATGGCATGGAGTCTTGATCTTTTCAGGTTCACAGGCTGCTTAAAATCTGACCAAGACTACTGATCATCTCCCCAGAGAAGAACCATGTATGCTCATGAAGAGTTATTAATATATACATGAATAGAGTTTGCCTCCAATTTCATGGGACTCATGGACCTCCCAAAGGTAAAATGTAACCATAATAATAGTTTccaaccaatatccctgatgaacatcaatgcaaaaatcctcaataaaatactggcaaaccaaatccagcagcacatcaaaaagcttatccaccatgatcaagtgggcttcatccctgggatgcaaggctggttcaacacatgcaaatcaataaacgtaatccagcatataaacagaaccaaagacaaaaccacatgattatctcaatagatacagaaaaggtctttgacaaaattcaacagcccttcatgctaaaaactctcaataaattcggtattgatggaacgtatctcaaaataataagagctatttatgacaaacccacagccaatgtcatactgaatgggcaaaaactggaagcattccctttgaaaactggcacaagacagggatgccctctctcaccactcctattcaacatagtgttggaagttctggctagggcaatcaggcaagagaaagaaagaaagggtattcaattaggaaaagaagaagtcaaattgtccctgtttgcagatgacatgattgtatatttagaaaaccccatcgtctcagcccaaaatctccttaagctgataagcaatttcagcaaagtctcaggatacaaagtcaatgtgcaaaaatcacaagcattcttatacaccaataacagacaaacagagagacaaatcatgaatgaactcccattaacaattgcttcaaagagaataaaatacctaggaatacaacttacaagggatgtgaaggacctcttcaaggagaactacaaaccactgctcagtgaaataaaagaggacacaaacaaatggaagaacataccatgctcatggataggaaggatcaacatcgtgaaaatggccatactgcccaaggtgatttatagattcaatgccatccccattaagctaccaatgactttcttgacagaattggaaaaaactgctttaaagttcatgtggaaccaaaaaagaccccacattgccaagacaatcctaagccaaaagaacaaagctggaggcatcatgctacctaacttcaaactatactacaaggctacagtaaccaaaacagcatggtacttgtaccaaaacagagatatagatcaatggaacagaacagagccctccgaaataataccatacatctacagccatctgatctttgacaaacctgacaaaaacaagaaatggggaaaggattccctatttaataaatggtgctgggaaaattggctagccatacgtagaaagctgaaactggatcctttccttactccttatatgaaaattaattcaagatggattagagacttaaatgttagacctaaaaccataaaaaccctagaagaacctaggtaataccattcaggacataggcatgggcaaggacttcatgtctaaaacaccaaaagcaatggcaacaaaagccaacattgacaaatgggatctaattaaactaaagagcttctgcgcagcaaaagaaactaccatcagagtgaacaggcaacctacacaatgggagaaaatttttgcaatctactcatctgacaaagggctaatattcagaacctacaaagaactcaaacaaatttacaagaaaaaaccaaacaatcccatcaaaaagtgggcaaaggatatgaacagacacttctcaaaagaagacattcatacagccaacaaacacatgaaaaaatgctcattatcactggtcatcagagaaatgcaaatcaaaaccacaatgagataccatctcacaccagttagaatggcaaccattaaaaagtcaggaaacaacaggtgctggagaggatgtggagaaataggaacacttttacactgttggtgggactgtcaactagttcaaccattgtggaaaacagtgtggcgattcctcaaggatctagaactagaaataccatttgacccagccatcccattactgggtatatacccaaaggattataaatcatgctgctataaagacacatgcacacatatgtttattgcagcactattcacaatagcaaagacttggaatcaacccaaatgtccatcagtgacagactggattaagaaaatgtggcacatatacaccatggaatactatgcagccataaaaagggatgagtttgtgtcctttgtagggacatggatgcagctggaaaccatcattctcagcaaactatcacaagaacagaaaatcaaacactgcatgttctcactcataggtgagaactgaacaatgagatcacttggacacaggaaggggaacatcacacactggggcctattgtggggagggggaagggggaagggatagcattaggagatatacctaatgtaaaggacgagttaatgggtgcagcacaccaacatggcacatgtatacatatgtaacaaatctgtacgttgtgcacatgtaccctagaacttaaagtataataataaaaaaaatagtttccatttattgagcagctaAGATGTGCTAAGCGTGcttattatcttatttaacttCCAGAGCAGAAGTTAACAACAAAAAGGTTcaaaagaggttaagtgacttgcccagggatACACTTGAGCTCTAAGCCACTGCACTACACCACCTTTCCAGGACCTAATCCAAGAACCTCTGTTCAACATTTCACGGAGCCATTAGCAGTGGTTGTGAGGTCGGGGGGATCATGGAGGAACTTTCCCTTTCTATGTTACATATTTCTGTGTTTGAATTTATGGAGATTCAGGCTCCAAGGAGTAGAACCAAAGTACAAGGATAGCAAGACAGGGGCTTGGAAGGGTAGAAGGAAAAATTTTTGCCCAGATTAATAATAATGTGAACAAAGATAGCAGCAAATGTTTCTTCAGCACTTACTACATACTAAATATCgtgtatcatctcatttaatcttcataacaacgcTATTACCAGTTTCCTTTCCCAGGCGAGAGACTaactccaagaagtttgggaatTTGTCCAAAGTCGCACAGCTAGCGGCTGCTAGGGCCAGGGTTTCAGGGAAGGCAGCCTGGCTCCACAGTCTGTGCCCTAATGAGCTTACCCTGCCAGCCTCACCCCATCCCACTCCAGGCCTCACCTCTACATCCTCGTCGGCCCTCTGCCGGTTCTGCCGCACCTCCTCCAGCTGCTGCTGGGCCTGCTGCAGGGAGCGGCTCTGCTGTGCCATCTCCTGCTGCAGCTCTTCCTTCTCCTGCTGCGCCCGTTCGATGTAGCGCTCCTGCTCCTCCTTCAGCTGCATCAGCTGCTTcagcttctcttcctcctcttccagcAGTCTGCCGGGCGAGTGTGTACTGTGTGGTCTCTAGTGCCAAGGCACCTTGCAGGTGCGCGGCAAGCAGGAAAATTGGGGTGGGTTCCACGAGGGGTGGTGGGAGAACCTGAAGAAGTTCCTCAGGCCTACCTGGTCTGAGCGAGTCGCACAGATTCCTCATCTCGCCGAGCTTTCACCTCTAGTTGCAGGGCCTCCTGCAACCGCTGCTGCATCTCCTCCAGCTCCTTGATGCGCTGCCGCTGCCgggcagcctcctcctccttcagctcCATCTCAGCCTGCATGGAGGCCCGGGCCTGTGGAGTGGGGAGGTGGTGGACCCAGAGCCAGGTCAAAAGGGGCAcgtgggggcaggggaggagggggtgggcaTGTTGCCCTTCTTTCCCCAGGACTCTGCTAAGCTGCCTAGGGGTAACAGTCTGGGGAACGCCTTCATGTTGGGGTTTCCTGATCTGACCCCTTTCTGAGAGCCTGACTGGAACAGATAATGGTCAGTGAACAGATGCCACTTGGGGGAAACGGGCTAAAGGTATTCCCTTTCTAGTACCAACCTTaatcataattatataatatgtaattaaacaacattatataattaaataagatacaaaaatatagtcATCTCCTTCCTAGCACTagcttaataattattataatatataacaatatgtTATAATCATGGCTGCTGCTAGGAAGGAGGTGACTATAACCCAATTATAACAACGAAAAGTTACTGGACACTACTACAAGTGTTTCCTCATTTAACCCTCACCGTACCTCTGTGAGCAAAGTTCTATTAGCATtagcattttacagataaggctCAGTAAAATGAGCCTGCCTGGCATCACGGGGCTCGTAAGAAGCAGAGCTAAGATTGAATCTACATGTTTCTGACTCCAGATCCAGGTTTCTTAAATCCTAAATCTAATTGCCTCTGCACGCTTAGTCCGCCTCCATACACGTCCCGCTTGCCTCTCAAACTGGTTTCACTGTAAACTCAGTTCAAGTCTAGTCCAAACTTGGTCCAATCTAATCCCCAATCACACGGTCTTCAACGGCTCCTTCTGCCCAAGCCCCAACCCACAGCCAAGGTCTCCAAACCAGGCCCATCCATCCACCGGCTTGGACCTCGCCCCACACCCCTTCCTTAGCCTCAGGCCCTGCCCCCGGCGGAAGCTCCATCCCAAATCTCTTTCAAACCCGCGGACTCTGTCCCAACAATCCCTCTTTCCAAGTCCCACCCCAGTGCGCGCCCCTCAACCCAGGAGCTCCGCCCTctgcccaggccccgcccctgGCGCTCCCCCGCTGGCCCGCCCCGCAGCCTCCCAGCCCGCCGGTCCAGTCCCCCGCGCCAGGAGCGAACCCCACCTGCTCCGCCTCGCGCAGTTGGCCCTCGAGCGCCTGCTGCAGCTCGCGGTGCTGGCTGCGGCgccgctcctcctcctcctgcagcaGCCGCTCCGCCTGCCGCTGCGCCTCCTGCAGCAGCTCCAGCTCCTGCAGCTTCCgctccttctcctcctgcagTTGCTGCAGCCGCAGCAGCTCCTCCTCCTTGGCCGCCCGGCGCCGCTCCCGCTGCTCCCGCTGCTCGCGCCGTTTCTGCTTCAGGTCCTTATGTAGGGACTTCTTCCCCTCGGCCTGCAGCCGGATCGCCATCTGGATGGCTGCCGAGGAGCGGGAGCGGGTCAGTCGGATCCTCGCACACGGCCCGAGTCCACTCTCCAACCTCCCGCTGGACAAAGTATTATCACCCCCTTTTCCCAGATGAGGCGCCTAAGGACCAGCCAGACCCAAGCCACCTAGCGAGCACTCACCAGCTGTCCACTCCTGGCGCTGGCGCGTGTCTGAGGCGCTCATCTCATACGTGCGGGTGGCTGTCTTCACACAGAACATGCAGCGCTTTCCGTCGCGGTCTGGCAGCACCTGGGACAGGGTAGGTGGCAGCCAGGCTAGCCTCACTGGGTCAGGGCCACACCTGCCCCAAGGATGCTCCAGCTCAAGCCCCTAGCCCTCCTGGCTATCTTCCCTGGGGACCCCATCTGCCAGGAGCCTGCATGGCTTGCATCGTAAGTTATGGGGGACTTATGTCCCCACAACTCTGTAGCCTTTGCTCTTTGAAGGCTAGGTGGGTGCGTTTTCATCTTGTTATTATTTCACGGGGCCCAGTACATAGTCGCCACTCAGTGTTCATGCAGATCACGCTTGAACACTGCCAGTAACAGGGTCCTCACTATCCATGACAACGCACTTTGACATAGCCCTGCTTGTTAAGagttaattcattcattctgcaGATATTTTTGGAGTGCCTACTGAGTGCCACTCACTGCTCCAGGGGTTGGGATACTAAGGTGTGCCTAACAGACCAAATCTCTGCCTCCACTAAGCTTACATTCTGTGGAAAATAATAGCTACCACATTCTAGAGTCTGTACTAACATTTTATATGCATCATTATCTTCACTCCACCTATACAGCCTAGCCAGGCAGGCATTATTAGCTCcactttacagaggaagaaactgaggcactaaGAGCTCCAGGATTGTCCACCTCACACTGTTAGTCTGTTAGTGATGAGGCTGGGACTTCTGCGTAGATCTGCATTCCTTTACACAGTAACACCTTATGTGACAAAATTAGACGGATCCTAGGATGgctatgataatttttttaaatgaaaaacaactgTTGGTAAGGAAATGGAGAAATTGGGATCCTCACACACCATTAGGGATATCatccagccttaaaaaggaatgaaattctgatatattTGACAACATAGATGAAGCCTGAAAACatttctaagtgaaagaaaccagatacaAAGGGACAAATAtggtatgattctatttatgtaaGATACCTAGAAAAGGCAAATTCATGGAGACAGCAGAATAGAGGTTACTAGGAGCTGGGGTCAGGGAGTATGAGGAGTTACTGCTTggtgggtacagagtttctgtttggggtgatgaaaaagttttggaaatagatagtggtgatggttgtacaatatTGTGAGTGTAGATCATTCCCCATGATCAGAtgggattcatcccaggaatgcaaggatggttcaacatgcacaaatcaataTGCATGACACATCATAGTAACAGAACTGAgagcaaaaaccatatgatcatttcaata from the Macaca mulatta isolate MMU2019108-1 chromosome 4, T2T-MMU8v2.0, whole genome shotgun sequence genome contains:
- the DEF6 gene encoding differentially expressed in FDCP 6 homolog, whose product is MPQEPGGYRTRVPTLRELVPSSHAGSGASEHCQSNRQGSCQHGASRSEQAGGALAPPQPLCGLCSRLHFLKPDLGVRAAPSRAGASAMALRKELLKSIWYAFTALDVEKSGKVSKSQLKVLSHNLYTVLHIPHDPVALEEHFRDDDDGPVSSQGYMPYLNKYILDKVEEGAFVKEHFDELCWTLTAKKNYRADSNGNSMLSNQDAFRLWCLFNFLSEDKYPLIMVPDEVEYLLKKVLSSMSLEVSLGELEELLAQEAQVAQTTGGLSVWQFLELFNSGRCLRGVGRDTLSMAIHEVYQELIQDVLKQGYLWKRGHLRRNWTERWFQLQPSCLCYFGSEECKEKRGIIPLDAHCCVEVLPDRDGKRCMFCVKTATRTYEMSASDTRQRQEWTAAIQMAIRLQAEGKKSLHKDLKQKRREQREQRERRRAAKEEELLRLQQLQEEKERKLQELELLQEAQRQAERLLQEEEERRRSQHRELQQALEGQLREAEQARASMQAEMELKEEEAARQRQRIKELEEMQQRLQEALQLEVKARRDEESVRLAQTRLLEEEEEKLKQLMQLKEEQERYIERAQQEKEELQQEMAQQSRSLQQAQQQLEEVRQNRQRADEDVEAAQRKLRQASTNVKHWNVQMNRLMHPIEPGDKRPVTSSSFTGFQPPLLARRDSSLKRLTRWGSQGNRTPSPNSNEQQKSLNGGDEAPVPASTPQEDKLDPAPEN